Below is a genomic region from Sorghum bicolor cultivar BTx623 chromosome 9, Sorghum_bicolor_NCBIv3, whole genome shotgun sequence.
GTCTAGACTCGAGAATTGTTTGATTCACACTTGATCCAAATACTTAAAAGTTTGAACTTGCTGACAGCGAAGGCTCACATAGGCTTCCGCCTTCAGCATGTACACCAAACCAAGGCTTTTAGCAATTAGCATGAGCAAGCAGAGATGTACACATTTACACAAGAAATATTATACAGAAGTTATTATAATTGGATAAGAACCCAAAAGTTTCagattcaataaaattttcagcTCTCGGCTGTTACAGCAACATCACTAGTATGGTAATAAACAAGATTAATCAATCTAATAATAGCCGTCAACACACATAGTCTTGGTAGTCAATGCAATAGGTAACTAAACATGCCAAGCCCTCCAAGCAACTAAAACGGAACTCGAAGCACTTTGCCCAAAATCTTTGTCAGTCGCTCTTCAGTGGATAGAAAAGGAAGCTCTAGTCACATGATCAGTAGCTCCGAACGTCGTGGCTACCGCACCACCAAGACGCATCCCCCGGCGGCGGCAGAGCGGGAGCAGAAGGCATACTGCACACGAAAGCAGGCGGCAGCAGAACGGGAGCAGAGGGCATACCGCACACGAACGCAGGCGGCTGCAGAACGGGAGCAGAGGGGATACCGCACACGAACGCAGGCGGCGGCAGAACGGGAGCAGAGGGCATACCGCACACGAACGCAGGCGGCTGCAGAACGGGAGCAGAGGGCATACCGCACACGAACGTCGTGGTGTCATTGTTGCTATGGAAAGCAGAGGGCCAAGCATCCTGCCCGCAGAACACATCGGCGACGTCCCTGACATTTGTCCGGGAGCAGTTCTCGAGCGTAGGAAGAGCGCCGCCGGCCGTCGTGTAGCCCCCGTCGAACGACTTCTCTGGTTCAGgccaaaatcttgaaaaatctgGTGTATCGCCGATCTTCAACTGCGACGTTGTTGCCTCACCCTCACCCTCTGCCTTAGACATCAGCGCAATGCAGTCTGATGTCGACTTCTCTGGTTCAGgccaaaatcttgaaaaaactgatatatcaccGATCTTCAACTGCGAGGTTGTTGCCTTGCCGTCTGCCTTGGTCATCAGCGCGATGCAGTCCAATGTATCACTTTGCCCTGACGGGGGGAGCAGAGGCCTGACCTGTTCTTGCGACTTGGCCGCTGAAGCTGGCGCAGAGGAATAGAAAAGCTGCCGCCTTGCCTTGACGGGGGGAGCAGAGGCCTCACCGACAGCCTTCCTCTTGCGCGCTGAGGCAGAGGATGACGGTGTCGACGTGGATCCGTTGCTGCTGCGCGAATGGGTATGCGCCTTGTAGACGTTGCAAAGAACCAGCTGGGGCTCGCCGCCGTGGACGCGCTCGTGATCGGCTTCTTGGCCATCGCTGAACTCCAGCATGTACCACTCGGTCCTCTCGCTGCAGTTCTTCCCGATCTTGAGCTTGTAGGAGAAATACTGGCTGTGTCCGGCGCAATCGCCCTCGTCGTCGAGCACGCGGCGGGGGGCGCGCTCGGAGTGCCACGTGCCCACCCCACCGGCAACCAGTCGCGACTTGCGGCTGTCGCTGCTGCTCTTGGGCCTGACGTGGGTGAAGAAGAACCACGAGCTGGAGCTGCCCTTCCCTTTCTTCGCCGGAGCCGGATCGAAGAGCGTCGTGAGCTGGGCCGGTTCGGCGGTGTAGATGTCGGCGTCGTGGAAATGTGCCGCGGCGGTGGCAGGGAGGGGCTCGCCGGCGATCTTGAGGCGGAGGAAGGAGAGGAGCTCCGACGGGGTGAAAGAGCAATCGCCCGGCGGAGGAGGCATGGTGACTCTAGGAGGCGGAGGAAGAGGCGAATCTGGCGCAAAAGACGGCGGGGGAGGGAAGAAGAAGGTCGAGGGCGCGAATCCTCAAATCTGGCGCAaaaggcggcggcggagggaagAGGTCGAGAGCGCGTGGATCCTGCCGGCCTCGCGCGCGTCCCCCTCTTATATCCAGGGTTCGGGTCGCAGATCGATCCACATCGCCGAACAACCGTTGGATCCGGAAATAACGCGATGTGGACCGTTCGATCAGGGCCATAGCGGGTCTGGGCCCATTAGCCCAAAACCCATGTGCTCGCGGGTGCTCGCGGAACCCGCACAATCCCTTCCCCCGTTTGCTCTTTCTTGTCGGGCCGGCGTGAGCCCGTGACGCCGTCTGCGGTCTGcctgcgccgcgccgcgccgcgcccatCTCTCTCCTCCCGCTGCCCTCCCTCCGATGTCCCCTGCTTCTTCCCTTCTGCTGGCTGGGGTGCCGAAGAGGCGCGTGGTGCGGTCGGCCCCAGGCCTCCTGTGGCGGTGCTAGTTCTTTGAGGTTGTTAGCGATTCCTCAGTCCTCACTCTCCTGCCACTGTCACCGCCGCCTCCATCGCGCCTGCTCTCCTCTCCCCTCTCGCATGGCAGAGGTGCGGCGCAAGGAGGTCACCTCCTCCGAGGCTAGGAGGCCACATCGAGCTGCTGAGCTGGAGGCGCGAGGCCAAAGCGATTCCCAGGCGCGGAGAGACAGCGGCCGCGTCGAACCCGTCGCTGATGAGCGCTGCCACGCGCTCCCCCTGCCGCAGCATCACCCTCGCCGCCTTTCCTTTCCTGTTCCTCTCCCCTCGTGCGCAGAGTGGAGGAGGAGATGAAGCGCAGATGTGCGGGCGGCCATGGTAGTGGCATGGTGCTGCTGCTGGGCTGGAGCTGCAGATGCTCGAGGATGCCCCATAGTGTTCGATGAAATGCTCGTTCGGAACGCTGTGACCTTCCTGTTGTCTGGCAAGGGTGTCCGGTGTTACTTTAGCTTTTCCTTACATCTCTACTGTTCTGTTTGGTTTGGTCGCTTATCATGTTAAATTTTGCAGCTTTTCAAAGGAAACACTACCTGTGGGTTGTATTCAGGCCAAGACAAGATCAATGTGCTACAGTTACAGAGCCAGTACATAATACAGTGTGTCGCGCACAGgagaaagagaaggaagaacAGAATGGCTCAGACCAGCAAAATGAGGTGCAAGAAGTCCATTGAAGTAGCCTGCTAAGATCATGCAACAAGCTGCAGCAACTAGAGGTATTCCAGGGTCCCCCGACATGGGCTTTCAACCTGAAGCTCTTGAAGAAAGACAACTGGGAGATGCATTCTGTCACACTCTGCTCGGTGCTGAAGCTACTGCAGTTGCTACCAATCCTGCTGCTGTAACAACTGAAGCTGCTGCTCTTGCTACCAGTTCTGCCATCGGATCTGCTGAAGCTACTGAAAATGGTATCAATGCTGCTACCATGCCTGGAAATCATTGGCGGAGCGACTCAATTGTTGGGGTTCCCTCTGGCAGGTTTTTCTATTTCGTTGCCGGACAAACTCTCATTCAAGATATGCAGTGTGAAGGTTCATTGGTAGTTGCTATCCGGGGGGAGGCGATTGGTGCTGGTCTATGGCCAGGCAACATCGCCCCCACTAATATAAGCAGGACATGAACAAAAGGTTTCATGTCAGCCTGAGCAGAAGGCTGCCTAGTTTCTGATGACAGAGTGATGCCTGGTTCAAGCTGTTTATCAACGAGGATACCTGCCTTTTCTCAGCTTTTGTATACTCTTGTGGATACCTGCCCTTTCTCAGCTTTTGTTTGCTCCTGATGTGTTAGTGTTGCCCAGTCAGCTGCTTCAACGAGGATTTGTTCTTGCAACATGGATTCATTTGTATAAGTAAAGTTCTGATTCTTGTCTAACCGCATGCTATCAGTTTAGACTGCTGAAAAATCATTTTATATGGTCGTTCTAGGTTCAATTTTCAAAAGTACATCCTAAGGTCCTTGGAGGATGAATTAAATATAGTTGTTAGCATAAGGTAAGAAATGTGCATAATTACTTACTGCTTTACTCATTTGTAtcatcaattaatttactaGGTCTGCCCTTATGGGCTTCTGCTGTGTATGTCATGCTCTTCAATGGCCATTGcaaattatatttttttcatattCTAGAAAATTATTGTAGGCATTCTCTGTTTTCAAATTAAACTATCAGATCACACATAAATTAGAGCTCACACTCCAAATGTTCGGCCACTTATATGTGATTTGGCGGGATAtagtttctggggcacatgggTGGTCTGCAGAAACGATGctagtttatttttattttgatttTGCTTTGTCTAGGATGGCACAACTTATTCTGGCTTTCTATGATTCCCCTTGTAGTAAGTGCTTATAGTATTTGTGTATTATCCCTTTTGTGGTAAAGGTTTTGTTTGGCTGATGTTAAAGGCGCTTTCCTATCTGTAAGTGATTGGCTATAATTGCTATGATGGCTATTGAAATTAGTAATTACAGAGAGGCATACCAGTGATAAAATGTGATGACCATCTGGTTTGGAAGCCTCGTCTGGTTCTCCATCTCATCCATTTCAGGTCAGCAAGGGCCCAAAAGGTATCTCGGCAACTAGCATGTTAGCTTGAACACAAAGCATCCAGACAACCTATACATGGCGCTTTGAACCCTGAGTTGGGTGCATTGATCAAATTATGAATTTTATCAACAATTATGATGAGATAAGCAGACGATTACATTTCATTTGCTGTATAGTGAGTTTTGTCTCCATTCTTCTATATGTACTtgggaaaataaaaagaaggtcgcaaattctttaaaaaaaatcccTGCAGAGTGCATTTGAAATTGCATCTTTTGGGTTTGGGTAAGATTGCTTTAGAGGCTTGGAAACATCTTCTGTGGCAAATTTGTAGTCTGTGTGAAGACTTTGCTTATGACAAACATATGTGCATTACGAATTTGGCCTGAGGTCCTGCTTCAGTGACAACTTTGAGTTTATCGTTGCAAGTGTCTGTTGTTTTAGGGTTTAGAAAATTCTACTTATTAACCAATTTCATTCTTTATTTTACAGTGCTATTGTCCAATTTATGTGCAGCTAATGTCACCCTTCCACTCTATGCCCTTGTATCTAAGGTGAAAACATATTCACATTGCTTACTGATATTCAAATTCAATCACAAGCCAACATTGCCACCAGAGTGATAAGTGATAGCTGAATTATTATTTACTTCACTCCATAATAGAATTCAGAACTCTAGGAGGGCTGCCACACAATGACACAACTCTGAGCTAGCATTGGCTTTGCCAAATACATTTCTTCTCTTGCAATACTAAGTTGGAGAGGTTTGCTTTCCAGATGGTATCGCCTGATCAGTGATCACAAGAGAACAAATTTTCGCCAAGCAGACAATGAAGGCCCTGAAGAAATGGCACAAGGCCGTCGCGAAAGAAGCAGAACCAGAAGGAACCATGAGAAAAGGAGATAAAAGGGTAGAAAGCTGCTGTCGGGCTAATGCAATCGCCTTAATAGGAATGCAATTACAGTACAATATTTCTCAAATTAGGACTAAATCTTAATAAAAAACCATGATGCCTAAGGGTCTGTCGGATTCTCAGCTCAAGTTTAGAGGTCTAAAATTTATTTAGGACTAAACTTTAGACATCTAAACTTTAGCCACGAGCTCTAAAAACTTTAGGGCACTTTGGCTCACTTTAGCCACTAAACTTTAGATGCTTTTGATGATATACAGTTTCTTGAAAAAATATTGCATGAAAGAACAGTTCTcttgaaaaaatatt
It encodes:
- the LOC8077939 gene encoding uncharacterized protein LOC8077939, translated to MPPPPGDCSFTPSELLSFLRLKIAGEPLPATAAAHFHDADIYTAEPAQLTTLFDPAPAKKGKGSSSSWFFFTHVRPKSSSDSRKSRLVAGGVGTWHSERAPRRVLDDEGDCAGHSQYFSYKLKIGKNCSERTEWYMLEFSDGQEADHERVHGGEPQLVLCNVYKAHTHSRSSNGSTSTPSSSASARKRKAVGEASAPPVKARRQLFYSSAPASAAKSQEQVRPLLPPSGQSDTLDCIALMTKADGKATTSQLKIGDISVFSRFWPEPEKSTSDCIALMSKAEGEGEATTSQLKIGDTPDFSRFWPEPEKSFDGGYTTAGGALPTLENCSRTNVRDVADVFCGQDAWPSAFHSNNDTTTFVCGW